The Plasmodium vinckei vinckei genome assembly, chromosome: PVVCY_06 genome contains a region encoding:
- a CDS encoding DNA replication licensing factor MCM5, putative, giving the protein MLGIQEGRAFFNAARNPNNRPENNIRIEDNLPSLNEVYNYFQDFLSRYSSNTLKEGNLKRTLFENVKNNNFTLDLKLDDIYKQQTVFENNEISATPISERKIKKPDNYSAILARALSERPLTYLPTVERVCYEVCETANILSDEDEHLNYIQINLLNTFIRPTPIRGLLAATQERFVVVPGIIVQASKPQHKMRKITLQCRYCDHKMSIDVPLWKDKPQLPPYCRYSSTMKSSMGVANPMDNQLGCNGVLEPYVILPNECTFVDIQSLKMQELPEAVPTGDMPRHLQLNATRYLCEKMIPGDRVYVHGVLTSYNPNPKPTRVDGTNFSYLHVLGFQKYDDMSGNDLNFDVEERNELTLLAAEHDIHDKIFKSIAPELYGMDEVKKACACLLFGGTRKRIGEETKIRGDINMLMLGDPSVAKSQILKFVNRCAPVSVYTSGKGSSAAGLTAAVMRDSHGVFSLEGGAMVLADGGVVCIDEFDKMRDDDVVAIHEAMEQQTISISKAGITTMLNTRCSVIAAANPSFGSYDDSQDTTDQHDFKTTILSRFDIIFLLRNKQDIEKDTLLCNHIVALHASKHKSQEGEISLSKLTRYIQYAKKEISPLLSKEARDSLRNYYVQTRAEYRGDKRSVTKKIPITLRQLESLIRLAESFAKMELSQFATEKHVQMSIDLFSASTAETAKQCMVFEAMSPSEQKAVKQAEDAILGKLGKGQRASRVNLFRELQLRGFDRSALSKALAILIKKGELQERGDRSVRRC; this is encoded by the exons ATGCTGGGTATTCAAGAAGGAAGGGCGTTTTTCAATGCCGCACGAAACCCAAACAATAGGCCAGAGAATAATATTAGAATTGAAGACAACTTACCAAGTCTAAATGAGGTGtacaattattttcagGATTTTTTGTCAAGATATTCATCAAATACATTAAAAGAAGGAAATTTGAAAAGAacattatttgaaaatgtgaaaaataataattttacttTAGATTTAAAACTagatgatatatataagcaaCAAACcgtttttgaaaataatgaaataagtGCTACCCCAATATctgaaagaaaaattaaaaaaccTGATAATTACTCTGCAATATTAGCTAGAGCATTATCTGAAAGACCTTTGACATATTTACCCACCGTTGAAAGAGTATGCTATGAAGTATGTGAAACagcaaatatattaagcGATGAAGATGagcatttaaattatatacaaataaatttattaaatacatttattagACCTACACCAATAAGAGGCCTATTAGCAGCAACACAAGAACGATTTGTTGTTGTACCTGGTATTATTGTTCAAGCTAGTAAACCTCAACATAAAATGAGAAAAATTACATTACAATGTCGATATTGTGATCATAAAATGTCTATAGATGTACCACTATGGAAAGATAAACCACAGTTACCACCATACTGTAGATATTCCTCTACCATGAAATCATCAATGGGTGTTGCTAATCCAATGGATAATCAATTAGGTTGTAATGGTGTTTTAGAACCTTATGTTATATTACCAAATGAATGTACTTTTGTTGATATTCAATCATTAAAAATGCAAGAATTACCAGAAGCTGTACCAACAGGAGATATGCCAAGACATTTACAATTAAATGCTACAAGATATTTATGTGAAAAAATGATACCAGGTGATCGAGTTTATGTTCATGGAGTTTTAACATCATATAATCCAAATCCTAAACCAACAAGAGTAGATGGTACAAACTTCTCATATTTACATGTTTTAggttttcaaaaatatgatgATATGTCAGGTaatgatttaaattttgaCGTTGAAGAAAGAAATGAATTAACATTATTAGCAGCTGAACATGACATACatgataaaatttttaaatcaatTGCTCCTGAATTATATGGGATGGATGAAGTTAAAAAAGCTTGTGcatgtttattatttggaggtacaagaaaaagaataggtgaagaaacaaaaattaGAGGTGATATTAATATGTTAATGCTTGGAGATCCATCTGTTGCTAAAtcacaaattttaaaattcgTAAATAGATGTGCTCCGGTTTCAGTTTATACATCTGGAAAAGGAAGTAGTGCAGCTGGTTTAACAGCGGCTGTTATGAGAGATAGTCATGGTGTCTTTTCATTAGAAGGTGGTGCTATGGTGTTAGCTGATGGTGGAGTTGTATGTATTGATGAGTTTGATAAAATGAGAGACGATGATGTTGTAGCTATACATGAAGCTATGGAACAACAAACCATATCTATTTCTAAAGCTGGTATAACAACAATGCTAAATACAAGATGCTCTGTTATAGCTGCTGCTAATCCATCCTTTGGTTCCTATGATGATTCACAAGATACTACAGATCAACATGATTTTAAAACTACTATTCTGTCAAGAtttgatattatatttttattaagaaATAAACAAGATATTGAAAAAGATACATTGTTATGTAATCACATTGTTGCATTACACGCATCAAAGCATAAATCTCAAGAAGGAGAAATATCTTTATCAAAGCTTACTagatatatacaatatgcaaaaaaagaaatatccccattattatcaaaagAAGCAAGAGATTCTTTAAGAAACTATTATGTACAAACAAGGGCTGAATACAGAGGAGATAAAAGATCTGTTACAAAGAAAATACCCATCACATTACGTCAACTTGAATCTTTAATTCGATTAGCTGAAAG TTTTGCTAAGATGGAGTTATCGCAGTTTGCTACGGAAAAACACGTTCAAATGTCAATTGACTTGTTTTCAGCTTCAACAGCAGAAACGGCAAAGCAATGCATGGTATTCGAAGCAATGTCTCCTTCCGAGCAAAAGGCTGTCAAG CAAGCCGAAGATGCCATATTGGGAAAATTAGGAAAGGGGCAAAGAGCCTCAAGAGTCAATTTATTTAGAGAGCTACAGCTACGAGGTTTCGACAGATCCGCCTTATCAAA GGCACTAGCTATACTCATTAAAAAGGGAGAGCTTCAAGAAAGAGGAGATCGCTCTGTTAGAAGGTGTTAA
- a CDS encoding lysine-specific histone demethylase 1, putative has product MVASEFEGKDIEYINKYNELDKNGLGENYTETKNQDTTKTIYIGKYLQDEDIILNESTKYQVLFSYLKKKEKKKLIQDGGDNIILQKDIFSSKTSGLVQIFSENLIKHNINLEIYNDKLYISLKFKDQIDPLIPYLKKEFFFKTKNEENVILLLAKKFEIYNALMKSMYLKDKVNEYFKSNKKINDFFLNNNFEKNTDTYTNLVNTTFFSSSYNVNNFEAEINEHTKWNDPNMQPINISHNLLLEENKNEIANLNLKKRKTEKYEFCENDNLEDKYTNLMNDNVMTNFEKEYFKTSNAENIEQVNIKKNELKMFDIKMCGTKEERRKLKEQMKLEKNEFLKIQKEEKKKRKEKKMLERKKMIELEKAYKKKLKEEKKVKQLQEKERQRQYKKFQREEKKKLKQQFLQNQTDEINLHSNINNNYDKDNNQDNSKTNLIIEIDNNDNRLNEKAEWMEIKSSKKKKKIIIDMASYTHNNNVIQKNNYSNLNDNKLNFSQINGKINNDIIPNSNNTKRKKNLNTDLIYEEIEIRNVFDKNGQIKKKIILNSSKKKKINKDDQNQENNVYISKNKKKGIGDKINELYHQNEILSLKNATPFQINHASKVKGNINGDKTKEKIKKTGKKKDIIHIPNNVIDKKVAMHIMAYKDEINNKENKKKIALFGQVKPEDTIKRGIYGYKAFHDEENLYVDVLIIGGGISGLAASYYLKKCNANFLCIEGRNRIGGRAFTTRLPKRIINNKILPETTVDLGANYLHCCDNSDILNENKKKKVKKKYTPKNAFKFNYANMRDHNNINNIIKTLGIDEIEKNLENNISQFTEEYGKLIKEFIKSPGNNCSNNLSNNKNDINIDNFSNFKDENDIECAQCENENWHSDFDYIGRKKEKDLNKKKLKKNILFMIRNNVDNICEFYENYYYKNEKKDIYQFFKIIDENIYFYANLSDDNTYSIPNKNKYSNSKVIKNKQLKVLTVNKDTRKRREYDKSVTKLAEKLKPKIALVCGKDNWESTFYAYWYNNENGKKIKNFKIYRMNLLCDKIRIRAARKIKKYLFINDDTYDNQDITNQNSTHNTAKIFHNNNDNNLEYNMIDSIDETTGNHNSNQTEGYNNNDDAQTTSDLHIQNEIKNNFHKHINNIKHLNPNTSQEIYNSSKSDGLTEYAGEQYEEDEIGKKKINTKKNNEEEENEGKLEDDNIPLSNNANEDTSENVDIVSKSKKIDNGNNSISIKNSPKKKNSPNSKNENIKTKNLTTNLDTLFYDKNAIIYDNYYNYGEEYYNIVKDPNKNTDQNQKKKYDINDTELYKNMSSNDNIDNKDLYEKINKKKKRSMWDLLMECAEEIFTEMDLNQENFSMEEWKMLMVALQSRYGYGGDLRNTSIAMSRLPSSGYMDIDICSNYGSKNYILKNMKYYDKIKKNEQVPHICQFKDNTRADKIVLDGWKWIIDYLSENIQDHIFINTVAELVQIKTLDNESVDQSHFYINSNPQNEDSDDSHSKKDDSNCSHNSPQSTLYDDYNFAKQKNENIEFGKEKTNEETDNFTDNTNYNKIDENDKTGNDDLYVDPNYDGYDYTNLKKQYKISSNYDNYSAIVKCKCYDTLGKNVNKNFHGTSDLSNCKFKNINIHAKYIIVALPLGCLKENEEKKKNQIQSCLKFEPELHPLKIKALNNYQMGRHNKIILRFYPFNFIWPFDGLQINCIDQKFQYLNLHAYGKIGCILVHCFPPWSTTYGYIKKEHSIVNECLYTLSKMYENSGKKLPILVDYIITKWQDDTFSCGSYAYPDYKCNDNDIIYLRAPHPIHNPKVVFCGEYLSKSYFQCVDGAYDTGLRAAEDIAHIGLKLKSFDNKKYNTDIYFFPNNTCPFTNMPLPKVKRELLGFYITDGSDEALSDYESSSGEEDGNISNIPLPIIKEEYNLLSSTLKNVNNFFTQLKNESIRKRKNLRENCKKKDKNNTTSQTDVKIANMKSQTNYMNNKINLNEITDHSKNNYIDQNNSDSNYDDGYNKKASNHSDNSHKLNAEIIPSQYVPPNEITNLSHNIMLIKHNTENSDIDVSFTKYINSIDFYLDRYIIKFRDIIFHNYNGIELGNGSGDINVAKNLIKKAFLLSQSLPIILKRFDNFQFVVQKELCTMLKRVAHVLIPYINNMNEKKSELLFIAEKHLNYILTSKEEINEIFYEQIINILEKNNNMASQYSNNEDNSLSPNPYDETTYHDRNNYSSKECCIIKNNGVEDEKSGNNNGCNNDINSVQTNIADNKITADDHNNMNSSGNISEKHNNNYEQKIINKNGENGEKNTNSKGNTKCMQLDMHNEKKKNMYIQNKQICELNNYLKYVLNHIFMKNKYIEEYITNTNQNKIKLNSTCFLFFCCYILQYIMKQINYDLSHKFSDFNIVIQLLCDYVYYLIFYKHEVLCYKCMNSGELILCDFLNCTNVWHSFCLFSKNDQEEKKLNNLWFCPNCLNGKLVKPSQRGYYRQNEIIQNYWKRRVYIYKIKFFLSRTRRIRKRLDLLEMELNKRIP; this is encoded by the exons atggtGGCATCAGAGTTCGAAGGAAAAGATATAgaatacataaataaatataatgaacttgataaaaatgggCTTGGTGAAAATTACACTGAAACAAAAAACCAGGATACAACCAAAACAATTTACAttggaaaatatttacaagACGAAGATATAATTCTCAATGAATCCACAAAATATCaagtattattttcatatttaaaaaaaaaagagaaaaaaaaattaatacaaGATGGTGGTGATAATATAATCTTACAAAAAGATATTTTCTCCTCAAAAACATCAGGTTTAgttcaaatattttctgaaaatttaataaaacataatataaatttagaaatatataatgataaattatatatatcattaaaatttaaagatCAAATTGATCCCCTTATaccatatttaaaaaaagaatttttttttaaaacaaaaaatgaagaaaatgttatattattattagctaaaaaatttgaaatcTATAATGCCTTAATGAAATCTATGtatttaaaagataaagttaatgaatattttaaaagtaataaaaaaataaatgatttttttttaaataataattttgaaaaaaatacagaTACCTATACTAATCTTGTTAAtacaacatttttttctagcTCTTataatgttaataatttcGAAGCGGAAATAAATGAACATACAAAATGGAACGATCCAAATATGCAGCCAATAAACATTTCTCACAACCTATTattagaagaaaataaaaatgaaattgccaatttaaatttgaaaaaaagaaagacaGAAAAATATGAGTTTTGTGAAAATGACAATTTAGAAGATAAATACACAAACCTTATGAATGATAATGTAATGacaaattttgaaaaggaatattttaaaactaGTAATGCAGAAAATATTGAAcaagtaaatataaaaaaaaacgagctaaaaatgtttgatataaaaatgtgtgGGACAAAAGAAGAACGACGGAAATTGAAAGAACAAATGAAGTTAGAGAAAAATGAATTCCTTAAAATTCAAAaagaagagaaaaaaaaaagaaaggaaaaaaaaatgctagaaagaaaaaaaatgatagaattagaaaaagcatataaaaaaaaattaaaagaagaaaaaaaagtaaaacaGTTGcaagaaaaagaaagacaaagacaatataaaaaatttcaaagggaagagaaaaaaaaattaaaacaacaatttttacaaaatcaaacagatgaaataaatctacattcaaatataaataataattatgataaagACAATAATCAAGATAATagtaaaacaaatttaatcatagaaattgataataatgataataggttaaatgaaaaagcaGAATGGATGGAAATAAAatcttcaaaaaaaaaaaaaaaaattattattgatATGGCTAGCTACACacacaataataatgtaatccaaaaaaataattatagtaacttaaatgataataaactAAATTTTTCTCaaataaatggaaaaataaataatgatattattCCTAATAGTAACAATActaaaagaaagaaaaatttaaacactgatttaatatatgaagAAATAGAAATACGTAAtgtttttgataaaaatggtcaaataaaaaaaaaaattattttaaatagtagtaaaaaaaaaaaaataaataaggaTGATCAAAATCAAGAAAATAATGTCTATATTagtaagaataaaaaaaaggggATAGGCGATAAAATCAATGAATTATATCATCAAAATGAAATACTAAGCTTAAAAAATGCAACAccttttcaaataaatcatGCAAGCAAAGTTAaaggaaatataaatggagacaaaacaaaagagaagataaaaaaaactggaaaaaaaaaagatataatacACATACCTAATAATgttattgataaaaaagtaGCTATGCATATTATGGCATATAAAGacgaaataaataataaagaaaacaaaaaaaaaattgccTTATTTGGTCAGGTAAAACCTGAAGATACAATAAAAAGAGGTATATATGGTTATAAAGCTTTTCACgatgaagaaaatttatatgttgATGTCTTAATTATAGGAGGTGGAATATCTGGTTTAGCTGCTTcctattatttaaaaaaatgtaatgcaaattttttatgtattgaAGGAAGAAATCGAATTGGAGGTAGAGCATTTACAACAAGACTTCcaaaaagaattattaataataaaattcttCCTGAAACCACAGTTGATTTAGGGGCTAATTATCTTCATTGTTGTGACAATTCcgatatattaaatgaaaacaaaaaaaaaaaagtaaaaaaaaaatatacaccaaaaaatgcatttaaatttaattatgcAAATATGAGAgatcataataatataaataatattattaaaacattGGGGATTGatgaaattgaaaaaaatttggaAAACAACATATCACAATTTACTGAAGAATATGGAAAACTAATTAaagaatttataaaatcgCCAGGAAATAATTGTTCAAACAATTTGAGcaacaataaaaatgatataaacattgataatttttcaaactttaaagatgaaaatgatattgaATGTGCCCAGTGTGAGAATGAAAACTGGCACAGTGATTTTGATTATATAGGaagaaaaaaggaaaaagatttgaataaaaaaaaactaaaaaaaaatatattatttatgattCGAAATAATgttgataatatttgtgaattttatgaaaattattattataaaaatgaaaaaaaagatatatatcaattttttaaaattatagatgaaaatatttatttttatgcaaATTTAAGTGATGATAATACATATAGTATTcctaataaaaataaatatagcaattctaaagttataaaaaataaacaactAAAAGTTCTGACTGTTAATAAAGATACAAGAAAAAGAAGAGAATATGATAAATCCGTAACAAAATTAGCTGAAAAGTTGAAACCAAAAATAGCTTTAGTATGTGGAAAAGACAATTGGGAGTCTAcattttatgcatattggtataataatgaaaatggaaaaaaaattaaaaattttaaaatttatagaaTGAATTTATTATGTGATAAGATAAGAATTAGAGCAGCtcgaaaaataaaaaaatatctttttataaatgatgATACATATGATAATCAAGATATTACCAATCAAAATAGTACACACAACACTGctaaaatttttcataataataatgataacaATTTGGAATATAACATGATCGATAGTATTGATGAAACTACTGGCAATCATAATTCAAATCAAACTGAGGGATATAACAACAACGATGATGCACAAACTACAAGTGATTTACATAttcaaaatgaaataaaaaataactttcataaacatataaataatataaaacatttaaatCCGAATACTAGTCaagaaatttataattcttCGAAAAGCGATGGCTTGACTGAATATGCAGGTGAACAATATGAAGAGGACGAAATtggcaaaaaaaaaattaacacaaaaaaaaataatgaagaagaagaaaacGAGGGAAAATTGGAAGATGACAACATCCCACTATCAAATAATGCTAATGAAGATACCAGTGAAAATGTAGATATAGTAAgcaaatcaaaaaaaatagacaatggaaataattcgatttcaataaaaaatagtcccaaaaaaaaaaactcgCCAAActcaaaaaatgaaaatataaaaacaaaaaatttaacgACAAATTTAGACACACtattttatgataaaaatgcaataatttatgataattattataattatggaGAAGAATATTACAATATTGTTAAAGatccaaataaaaatactgaccaaaatcaaaaaaaaaaatacgatATAAATGACACAgaattgtataaaaatatgagcagtaatgataatatagataataaagacctatatgaaaaaattaataaaaaaaaaaaaagaagtaTGTGGGATTTATTAATGGAATGTGCAGAGGAAATATTCACTGAAATGGATTTAAATCAAGAAAATTTTTCGATGGAAGAATGGAAAATGCTAATGGTAGCACTACAATCAAGATATGGTTATGGTGGTGATTTACGCAACACTTCTATTGCAATGTCAAGACTTCCTTCTTCAGGTTATATGGATATAGATATATGTTCAAATTATGGtagtaaaaattatatactaaaaaatatgaaatattatgataaaataaaaaaaaatgaacaagTGCCACATATTTGTCAATTTAAAGACAATACCCGTGCTGATAAAATAGTGCTCGATGGATGGAAATGGATAATTGATTATTTATCTGAAAACATACAagatcatatttttattaacacgGTAGCAGAACTCGTCCAAATAAAAACTCTAGACAATGAAAGCGTAGATCAAAGTCACTTTTATATCAATAGCAATCCTCAAAATGAAGACAGTGATGATAGCCATTCCAAAAAAGATGATTCAAATTGTAGTCACAATAGTCCTCAATCCACTCTATATGATGATTACAATTTTgctaaacaaaaaaatgaaaatatcgAATTCGGTAAAGAAAAGACTAACGAAGAAACTGATAACTTTACCGAcaatacaaattataacaaaatagatgaaaatgataaaacaGGAAATGATGATTTATATGTTGATCCAAATTATGATGGGTATGATTATACTAATTTAAAGAAGCAATACAAAATATCTAGtaattatgataattaCAGTGCTATAGTAAAATGCAAATGCTATGATACTTTgggaaaaaatgtaaataaaaattttcatgGTACTTCTGATTTAAGTAattgtaaatttaaaaatataaatattcatgctaaatatattattgttgcTTTACCACTTGGAtgtttaaaagaaaatgaagaaaagaaaaaaaatcaaatacaATCCTGTTTAAAGTTTGAACCTGAATTACATCCCCTTAAAATTAAAGCACTCAATAATTATCAAATGGGAagacataataaaattattttacgATTTTAtccatttaattttatatggcCATTTGATGgtttacaaataaattgtaTAGATCAAAAATTTCagtatttaaatttacatGCATATGGTAAAATTGGATGTATATTAGTACATTGTTTTCCACCTTGGTCAACTACTTATGgctatataaaaaaagagcATTCAATAGTTAATGAATGTTTATATACTTTAAGTAAAATGTATGAAAATAGTGGGAAAAAGCTACCTATTTTAGttgattatattataacaaaatGGCAAGATGATACATTTTCATGTGGGTCTTATGCATATCCAGATTATAAATGTAATGATAAcgatattatatatttaagagCACCCCATCCTATACATAATCCTAAAGTTGTTTTTTGTGGTGAATACTTATCAAAAAGTTATTTTCAGTGTGTTGATGGAGCATATGATACAGGATTGAGAGCAGCAGAAGATATTGCCCATATAggattaaaattaaaatcttttgataacaaaaaatataatactgatatatattttttccctaATAATACATGTCCATTTACAAATATGCCATTACCTAAGGTAAAAAGGGAATTATTAGGTTTTTACATAACGGATGGAAGTGATGAAGCATTGTCAGATTATGAAAGTTCTTCTGGAGAAGAAGATGGAAATATATCGAATATCCCTTTGCCAATTATCAAAGAAGAATACAATTTATTAAGCTCTACactaaaaaatgttaataatttttttacccagttaaaaaatgaaagtaTTAGGAAGAGGAAAAATTTACGTGAAAATTGCAAAAagaaagataaaaataatacaactAGCCAAACTGATGTAAAAATAGCAAATATGAAATCtcaaacaaattatatgaacaataagatcaatttaaatgaaataacagatcattcaaaaaataattatatagacCAGAATAATAGTGACTCGAATTATGATGATggatacaataaaaaagcGTCAAACCATTCTGATAATTCACACAAACTAAATGCAGAAATAATACCCTCTCAATATGTTCCTCCAAATGAAATTACTAATTTATCTCATAATATAATGcttataaaacataatacGGAAAATTCAGACATTGATGTATCATTcactaaatatataaatagtatcGATTTTTACCTTGatagatatataataaaatttagggatattatttttcacaaTTATAATGGAATTGAATTAGGAAATGGTAGCGGTGATATAAATGTAGccaaaaatttaataaaaaaagcatttttattatcacaaTCATTGCcaataatattgaaaagaTTTGATAACTTTCAATTTGTTGTACAAAAGGAATTATGTACAATGCTTAAGAGAGTTGCACATGTTCTTATACCCTATATcaataatatgaatgaaaaaaaaagtgaattattatttattgctGAAAAACAtcttaattatattttaacatCGAAAGaggaaataaatgaaatattttatgaacaaataataaatattttagaaaaaaataataacatggCTAGCCAATATAGCAATAATGAAGACAACAGTTTATCCCCAAATCCATATGACGAAACTACCTATCACGACagaaataattattcatCAAAAGAGTGttgtattataaaaaataatggtgTAGAAGACGAAAAATCAGGGAACAATAATGGAtgtaataatgatataaatagtgTGCAAACAAATATTGCAGACAATAAAATTACAGCGGAtgatcataataatatgaacagTTCAGGTAACATTTCAGAAAAACACaacaataattatgaacaaaaaataataaataaaaatggagaaaatggtgaaaaaaatacaaattcaAAAGGGAATACAAAATGTATGCAGTTAGATATgcataatgaaaaaaagaaaaatatgtatattcaaaataaacaaatatgtgaattaaataattatttaaaatatgttttaaatcatatatttatgaaaaacaaatatatagaagaatatattacaaatacaaatcaaaataaaataaaattaaattcaacttgttttctttttttttgttgctatattttacaatatataatgaaacaaattaattatgACTTATCACACAAATTTAGTGATTTTAATATAGTTATTCAATTATTATGcgattatgtatattatttaatattttataaacacGAAGTATTATGCTATAAATGTATGAATAGTGGAGAATTAATTTTGtgtgattttttaaattgtacAAATGTTTGGCattctttttgtttattctcaaaaaatgatcaggaagaaaaaaagttgAATAATTTGTGGTTTTGCCCAAATTGTCTCAACGGAAAATTAGTAAAACCTTCTCAA AGAGGTTATTATAGACAGaatgaaataatacaaaattattggAAAAGGAGAGtttacatttataaaataaaattttttttgtcgaGAACTCGAAGAATTCGAAAAAGATTAGATTTACTTGAAATGGAACTAAATAAAAGGATTccataa